In a genomic window of Deltaproteobacteria bacterium:
- a CDS encoding winged helix-turn-helix domain-containing protein, producing the protein MEIKYKMWLEKDGEVIAGNGKVGLLKMIDELGSIQKAAEKYGMSYRHAWGIIQKMEKRSGIKLVETQVGGKEGGGAQVTSQGKRLLNQYDAFRKGLDQSVASKFKGAFKK; encoded by the coding sequence ATGGAAATTAAATACAAGATGTGGCTGGAAAAAGACGGTGAAGTGATCGCCGGAAACGGCAAGGTCGGTCTCCTGAAAATGATCGATGAGCTGGGATCGATCCAGAAGGCCGCAGAAAAGTACGGAATGTCCTACCGCCACGCCTGGGGGATCATTCAGAAGATGGAAAAGCGCTCCGGAATCAAGTTGGTGGAAACCCAGGTGGGTGGAAAAGAGGGAGGAGGTGCCCAAGTGACCTCTCAGGGAAAACGACTCTTAAATCAGTATGATGCTTTTCGAAAAGGTTTAGACCAATCTGTGGCGAGTAAGTTTAAAGGCGCTTTTAAAAAATAA
- a CDS encoding helix-turn-helix transcriptional regulator, producing MCRKRDCGGTDCNCPGGKTERFIQPCLLLALRNHPSYGYELLEKILEFGFLDGPADPGMIYRHLRKLEEEGYVSSTWDTSGTGPARRYYRLTREGEELLRNWIPFMERNLKSLEKFLSLFRQSTPAKGGKK from the coding sequence ATGTGCCGGAAAAGAGATTGCGGCGGGACCGATTGCAACTGCCCCGGAGGGAAGACTGAACGGTTTATTCAACCCTGTCTTCTCCTGGCTTTGCGCAATCACCCCTCTTATGGGTACGAACTTCTGGAAAAAATCCTCGAGTTCGGATTTCTCGACGGTCCAGCCGACCCGGGAATGATCTACCGGCATTTAAGGAAATTGGAAGAGGAAGGCTATGTGTCCTCCACCTGGGACACTTCCGGAACCGGCCCTGCCCGGCGTTATTACCGCCTCACCCGGGAAGGGGAAGAGCTGCTCCGGAACTGGATCCCTTTCATGGAGAGAAATCTGAAAAGTCTGGAAAAATTTTTAAGCCTGTTCCGCCAATCGACTCCAGCAAAAGGAGGGAAAAAATAA